CCAATATAGCAGGTCTCTACACTCATTGGATAACCGGCAAAGAATAAGCCCTTTTCTCCTATCTCTTCATTTACACTATTTGTTACAACACCAGGTTCCAGTACCATCATCATATTATCATAATCAATCTCTATTACCTTATTCATCTTTTCTACTGATAAGACAATTCCCCCGTACTCTGGAATAGCACCACCTGAGAGGCCACTACCAGCGCCTCTAGGAGTTACTGGAATAAGTTCTTGATTAGCCAGCTTCATAATCTCACTTATTTGCTCAGTTGTAGTCGGAAATACTACCACCTCTGGCATATGTCCATATTTTTCTGCTGGAATTTCATCATGTGCATATGCTTCAATTTTTTCTTTATCAGTTAAAACATTACGCGAACCCAATATATCTTCTAACTTAGCAAGTATATCTGTATTAACAGCATTATATTTCATTTTACTCAACCTCCTTTGCTATTACCTCATTTAAGACTGGCAATATCTCAAATACGTCACCAACAATTCCAAAGTCAGCTACCTTGAAAATATCTGCATCTGGATCTTCATTTATTGCAATGATTGTATCCGCTGTTTTCATACCAGCCAGATGTTGAATAGCTCCAGAGATTCCACAGCCAATATATAATTTGGGAGTGACTGTCTTTCCGCTCAAGCCTATCTGATAAGGATAGCTAATCCAGTCTCTATCTACTGCATCCCGGGTAGCACCTACAACACCATCAAGATAGCCTGCTAATTCTTTTAGCATATCAAAGTTGTCTTTCCTTTTCATACCCTTACCACCAGCAATAACAATTTCCGCATCCTGAATATTTACATCTTCTTCATCATTTTTACGGAAGCCAACTTTTTCTACACGACCATCAAATAAATCTTTTTTAAAGTCAATAGAGATAATTTCACCTTTTCTACTTTCATCAATTTCTGCTGCTTTTGTTGATTTAGGCCTGACAGTAGCCATTTGTGGACGATGTTCTGGTGTTTTGATAGTAGCCAGAATATTACCTCCAATAGCCGGTCTGGTCTGCAATAGATTACCTGTTTCCTCTTCAATGTCTAGCTCAGTACAATCAGCAGTCAAACCACCATGTACTCTCATAGCTACATGGGGCATCAAAGTTCTTCCCATAGAAGTTGCAGCAGCCAGAATAATAGAAGGCTTTCTCTCTTCAATTAAATCTATGATCACATTACTATAATTTTCAACTATAAAAGATTCTAATTCTGGAGCATTAATCAAAAGTACCTGATCTGCTCCTCTTAAAATTAATTCTTCAGCCTTTTCTTTACTTATATTATTAGTCATCAAAACAGAGCTTAGTTTACAATCCAACTTGTCTGCTAATTTTCTACCTCTGCTTAACAATTCATAAGACACTGTTTTAATTTCTCCTGCATTTGCTTCAGCAAGTGTCCAGATTCCTTGATAATCCACAATTATCCCCCCTATATAATCTCTTTCCCACGTAAGAATTCAAGCAGACTATTTACAGCCTGATTTATACTTTCTTCATCATTTGCTTTTATGAACTCACCATTTCTAGTCACCTTAGGATGAGCTATTTTAACAACCCTGGTTGGTGAACCTTTTAAGCCAAGATACTCTTTTTTCATCTCCACATTCTCAGCTGACATTACTGGAATTTCCATCTTTCTGGCTTTTTGCTTGCCCCTTAAAGTTGGTAAGCGAGGATAACTAATTTCTTTAACAACAGTTAATAAGGATGGTAATGGTAACTTTAGGCTTTCATAACCCTCTTCAACCATTCTTTCAACAACAATACTGTCATCCTCTACTTTTAGAACTTTACTTGTATAAGTAGAAAGAGGTATATCCATATATGAAGCTATACATGGCCCAACCTGTCCTGTATCACCATCTGTCGCCCTTTCTCCAGCCAGTATTAAATCGAATTCTCCCAATTCCTCTATCACCTTAGCCAGCGCATATGCTGTAGCCCAGGTATCAGCACCAGCAAATTCACGACCGGATACTAAAACCCCTTCATCACAGCCCATAGAAATTGCTTCCTTCAAAGCCTTTTCAGCAGAAGGGGGGCCCATAGTTATAACAGTTACTTTACCCCCATGTTCTTCAACCAATTGAATCCCAGTTTCAATAGCATAAAGATCCAGTGGATTCACTATACTCTCCACTCCATCTCTTTTCATAGTCCCTGTTTCAGGATCCATCTTTACATTACTTGTTTCTGGTACCTGTTTAATAGCTATAATAATATTCATAATGATTCCTCCTTTTGATTAATAAGTACTTTCTTGTAATCACTTTATAGGCAGTTAATTTCCTTAAAATATCAAGTTGGTATGATGGTCTGACCACTTAAAATAAAAAAATTAGAGTTCTATTTCCTTTTTTACTAACTTCTCCACTAAATTCAAGTGTTCTTCCATTCTACTATATGCTTTTTCCACATCTTTTTCTGAGATTGCATTATAAATAAAAATATGCTGTTGCAAAAATTTCTCTACTGCCTCTGGCTTTGAAATCAATATACTCCTTGTATTTTCTATATGAAAGTCCATCGCTTCTGAAATAGATATCATCGTATCATATAAGACCTTGTTTTTACTTGCACGGGCAATAGTATAGTGAAAATTTCGATCTGCCTTAACGCTTTCTTCTTCATAACCACTAGCATTATTTAGTATTTCAATGTATTTCGCCATTTCTTCCAGATCATTGTCATCTGCACGTTTAGCAGCAAGTCGAACAGTATCCAATTCCAATATCTTACGCAACTCCAACAATTCTTCAATACTATTTTCTTCTAATATCAATATTAAAGATAATGGCTCTAAAATATTTTTTTCGTTCTTCTCTTTTATAAATGTGCCCTCACCAGGCCTACTTTCTATAATTCCGATTATTTCAAGAGCACTAAAAGCCTCTCTAATGGATGCCCGGCTAACATTTAGCTCTTCTTTAAGCTTCCTTTCTGAAGGCAACTTGTCACCTCTTTTAAGCTTGCCTTCAAATATCATTTTCTTTATTTGTATAATAACCTCTTCATATACTTTCTTGGTTTTTATTTGCTCGAATTCCAACTCCTCTCATCTCCTCTGTTTATCTTTTTGATAATATTTATTTTATATATTAGACAAAAATCTTTGAAATCCTTTTTTAAATTTGTTTTTTTAATATTTATTTGTTATTTAGTGTTTTTTTAAAAAAATAAACAAAAAAATCCCTTTTCAAGAATAAAAAAAAATGCTATAATATATGTAGATTTTGTAAAAGGAGAGATAAAAATGCTAGCAGAGGAAAGAAGGCAAGAAATATTAAGAGTGTTAAATAACAAAGGTAGTGTGCATGTAACAGAGATAAGTAAATTATTAGAAGTAACTGAAGAAACAATAAGACGTGATCTTGACATACTAGATGAAAAAAAATTACTTAAAAGAACACATGGTGGAGCAATAACTATCGAGGATAATAAATCAGAACTTTCGTTTAATGTAAGAAAAGAAAAAAACATTGAAGAAAAAGACATTATTGCAGAAAAAGCAGTGGAACTTATTAATAATGGAGATACTATTTTTCTTGATGCTAGCACAACTTCTATGTACTTAGCTAGTCAGTTAAAAGATTTCACCGATTTAACTATTGTTACTAATTCAGTAAGAATCATATTAGAATTAGCAGAAAACACCAATATTAATATAATAGCCACTGGCGGAATACTAAGGCCTAATTCACTTTCATATGTAGGACCATTAACTAATGCAGCTATTAAAAAGTACTATGCAGATAAATTTTTCACCTCATGCAAAGGTATTTCTGCTATGCACGGAGCTACAGATTCAAACGAAATGGAAATAGAAATAAAAAAATTAATGAGTAATCAAGCTCAAAGACTAATAGTATTAGCTGACTACTCAAAATTTAATCAAGTTGGTTTAGCACAATTTGCTACTTTTGAAGATATAGATACTATTATTACTGATGATAATATTGATGAATCTATTAAAAAAGAATTTGAAAGCAAAGGAAAAAAAATAATATAAGAAAATATACTAATCAAATTCTATTCCAACTTCTTTCAGAAAAATATTAATACCTGCAGCTATAACTCCTTTATCTAAACTTCCATTCTTTGATATCTTTTTCTGTCAACAATAGATGTAGAAGCTTCTTTTAAATCTTCTGATTTAAAAGAAGCTATTTTTAAACTCCGTGTTTTTTTATTGCTACTTATATCAAGAAAAAACTCTAATCTATAGCGGTTTTTTCTACAAAAGATCCTATCTGCCAATTTTAAGCACTTGTTATGAAAAGAGGATTACTGTCTGTATTTTG
The Halanaerobiaceae bacterium ANBcell28 genome window above contains:
- a CDS encoding electron transfer flavoprotein subunit beta/FixA family protein; this encodes MNIIIAIKQVPETSNVKMDPETGTMKRDGVESIVNPLDLYAIETGIQLVEEHGGKVTVITMGPPSAEKALKEAISMGCDEGVLVSGREFAGADTWATAYALAKVIEELGEFDLILAGERATDGDTGQVGPCIASYMDIPLSTYTSKVLKVEDDSIVVERMVEEGYESLKLPLPSLLTVVKEISYPRLPTLRGKQKARKMEIPVMSAENVEMKKEYLGLKGSPTRVVKIAHPKVTRNGEFIKANDEESINQAVNSLLEFLRGKEII
- a CDS encoding DeoR/GlpR family DNA-binding transcription regulator, which codes for MLAEERRQEILRVLNNKGSVHVTEISKLLEVTEETIRRDLDILDEKKLLKRTHGGAITIEDNKSELSFNVRKEKNIEEKDIIAEKAVELINNGDTIFLDASTTSMYLASQLKDFTDLTIVTNSVRIILELAENTNINIIATGGILRPNSLSYVGPLTNAAIKKYYADKFFTSCKGISAMHGATDSNEMEIEIKKLMSNQAQRLIVLADYSKFNQVGLAQFATFEDIDTIITDDNIDESIKKEFESKGKKII
- a CDS encoding electron transfer flavoprotein subunit alpha/FixB family protein yields the protein MDYQGIWTLAEANAGEIKTVSYELLSRGRKLADKLDCKLSSVLMTNNISKEKAEELILRGADQVLLINAPELESFIVENYSNVIIDLIEERKPSIILAAATSMGRTLMPHVAMRVHGGLTADCTELDIEEETGNLLQTRPAIGGNILATIKTPEHRPQMATVRPKSTKAAEIDESRKGEIISIDFKKDLFDGRVEKVGFRKNDEEDVNIQDAEIVIAGGKGMKRKDNFDMLKELAGYLDGVVGATRDAVDRDWISYPYQIGLSGKTVTPKLYIGCGISGAIQHLAGMKTADTIIAINEDPDADIFKVADFGIVGDVFEILPVLNEVIAKEVE
- a CDS encoding FadR/GntR family transcriptional regulator gives rise to the protein MEFEQIKTKKVYEEVIIQIKKMIFEGKLKRGDKLPSERKLKEELNVSRASIREAFSALEIIGIIESRPGEGTFIKEKNEKNILEPLSLILILEENSIEELLELRKILELDTVRLAAKRADDNDLEEMAKYIEILNNASGYEEESVKADRNFHYTIARASKNKVLYDTMISISEAMDFHIENTRSILISKPEAVEKFLQQHIFIYNAISEKDVEKAYSRMEEHLNLVEKLVKKEIEL